One Acidimicrobiales bacterium DNA segment encodes these proteins:
- a CDS encoding ATP-dependent DNA ligase, with protein MQLADLVAATADVAATRARTEKIARLAELLRTATADEIAVVVGLVSGEPHQGRIGVGWATVRDVPAGTALESTRSVAELDGLLDEIAHMHGEGSQGGRISRLTEFLAGTTADEADFVRRLLIGELRQGANAGIVTDAVAKATGVPAAVLRRAVMLSGDLGVAAEIAARGGRTGLEEVGLELQRPIQPMLASTAKSVAEAIGEVGRSSVEWKLDGVRIQVHKEGDTVRVWTRNLNEITAGVPEVIRVVEGFAAHSLVLDGEVLGVDEQGSPLKFQDTMRHESTTAPFFFDLLHHDGDDLLDAPLEARLHRLARAVGERKIPGTITDSADDAQAVLDEALARGHEGVLVKAIGSPYQAGRRGKTWRKVKPVHTLDLVVLAVEHGSGRRQGWLSNIHMGARDPATGGFVMVGKTFKGMTDDMLRWQTERFRELAVDDDGWQVTLRPEQVVEVAVDGVQRSTRYPGGVALRFARVVRYRDDKSPEHADTIDTVRALG; from the coding sequence GTGCAACTCGCCGACCTCGTCGCCGCCACCGCCGACGTCGCCGCGACCCGCGCCCGAACGGAGAAGATCGCCCGGCTGGCCGAGCTGCTCCGCACGGCCACGGCCGACGAGATCGCCGTGGTGGTCGGGCTCGTGTCGGGCGAACCCCACCAGGGACGGATCGGGGTGGGTTGGGCGACCGTGCGCGACGTCCCCGCGGGGACGGCTCTCGAGTCGACCCGCAGCGTCGCCGAACTCGACGGGCTGCTCGACGAGATCGCTCACATGCACGGCGAGGGCTCCCAGGGCGGCCGCATCTCGCGCCTCACCGAGTTCCTCGCCGGCACGACGGCGGACGAGGCCGACTTCGTCCGCCGCCTGCTGATCGGCGAACTCCGCCAGGGTGCCAACGCGGGCATCGTCACCGACGCGGTGGCGAAGGCGACCGGGGTTCCCGCAGCCGTCCTGCGCCGGGCGGTGATGCTCTCGGGCGATCTCGGTGTTGCGGCGGAGATCGCCGCCCGCGGCGGCCGAACCGGTCTCGAGGAGGTCGGGCTCGAGCTCCAGCGGCCCATCCAGCCGATGCTGGCGAGCACGGCCAAGAGCGTCGCCGAGGCGATCGGGGAGGTCGGCCGGAGCTCGGTGGAGTGGAAGCTCGACGGCGTTCGGATCCAGGTCCACAAGGAGGGCGACACCGTCCGCGTGTGGACCCGGAACCTCAACGAGATCACGGCCGGTGTCCCCGAGGTGATCCGGGTCGTGGAGGGCTTCGCCGCCCACTCGCTGGTCCTCGACGGCGAAGTGCTCGGTGTCGACGAGCAGGGCAGCCCGTTGAAGTTCCAGGACACGATGCGCCACGAGTCGACGACCGCACCGTTCTTCTTCGACCTGCTCCATCACGACGGCGACGACCTGCTCGATGCACCCCTCGAGGCGCGGCTGCACCGCCTCGCCCGTGCCGTCGGCGAACGGAAGATCCCCGGGACGATCACCGATTCGGCCGACGACGCACAGGCCGTGCTCGACGAGGCCCTCGCCCGTGGCCACGAGGGCGTCCTCGTGAAGGCGATCGGCTCGCCCTACCAGGCAGGGCGACGAGGCAAGACCTGGCGCAAGGTGAAACCGGTCCATACGCTCGACCTCGTCGTGCTCGCGGTGGAGCACGGCAGCGGCCGCCGTCAGGGGTGGCTGAGCAACATCCACATGGGAGCGCGGGATCCGGCGACGGGGGGATTCGTGATGGTCGGCAAGACCTTCAAGGGGATGACCGACGACATGTTGCGTTGGCAGACCGAACGCTTCCGAGAACTCGCCGTCGACGACGACGGATGGCAGGTGACCCTGCGCCCGGAGCAGGTGGTCGAGGTCGCCGTCGACGGCGTCCAGCGATCGACCAGGTACCCGGGAGGTGTCGCCCTGCGCTTCGCCCGCGTCGTGCGCTACCGCGACGACAAGTCGCCGGAGCACGCCGACACCATCGACACCGTGCGAGCACTCGGATGA
- the rarD gene encoding EamA family transporter RarD, whose translation MNRGVALGATAYVLWGISPIYWRSVDSVAAGDIVIHRVLTSLVFLVAAQFANHTFGRLRTLVADRRARMMFVLTATLLAANWLVFVWAVNDDRVLEASLGYFINPLVSVVLGVVVLNERLRTGSLVAVAIAAVGVVVLAIDVGTVPWVSLFLAGTFALYGLVRKTSPAGSLDGLTLEMFVLVPFALVALLVHVGSGDSVFTTSSPGLNLWLVGAGVVTAAPLLLFATAARQIELWLVGMLQFIAPTIQFVLGAVVWHEPWSGGQAVGFVVIWAALGVFVVDQLRVARGATRRLAIS comes from the coding sequence ATGAACCGTGGCGTGGCGCTCGGAGCGACGGCATACGTGCTCTGGGGCATCTCGCCGATCTATTGGCGATCGGTCGACTCGGTCGCCGCCGGCGACATCGTGATCCATCGCGTCCTGACCAGCCTGGTCTTCCTCGTCGCCGCCCAGTTCGCGAACCACACGTTCGGCCGGTTGCGCACGCTGGTTGCCGATCGCCGCGCCCGGATGATGTTCGTGCTCACGGCGACGCTGCTCGCGGCGAACTGGCTCGTGTTCGTGTGGGCGGTCAACGACGACCGTGTGCTCGAGGCGAGCCTCGGCTACTTCATCAACCCGCTGGTGAGTGTGGTGCTCGGCGTGGTCGTCCTGAACGAGCGCCTGCGTACGGGGTCGCTCGTGGCCGTGGCGATCGCCGCCGTCGGCGTGGTCGTACTCGCGATCGACGTCGGCACGGTTCCCTGGGTCTCCCTCTTCCTTGCCGGCACCTTCGCCCTCTACGGGCTCGTGCGCAAGACCTCGCCGGCCGGTTCGCTCGACGGGCTGACGCTCGAGATGTTCGTGCTCGTCCCATTCGCACTCGTCGCCCTGCTCGTGCACGTCGGCAGCGGCGACAGCGTCTTCACGACATCGTCGCCGGGGCTGAACCTCTGGCTCGTCGGCGCCGGTGTGGTGACGGCCGCGCCCCTGTTGCTCTTCGCCACCGCGGCGCGCCAGATCGAGCTGTGGTTGGTCGGCATGCTCCAGTTCATCGCGCCGACCATCCAGTTCGTGCTCGGCGCCGTGGTCTGGCACGAACCGTGGAGCGGAGGTCAGGCCGTCGGTTTCGTCGTCATCTGGGCGGCGCTCGGCGTCTTCGTCGTCGACCAGCTCCGGGTGGCGCGTGGGGCGACGCGTCGTCTCGCGATCAGCTGA